A window of the Gemmatirosa kalamazoonensis genome harbors these coding sequences:
- a CDS encoding M1 family metallopeptidase → MTNRTAAALALLAALPLPSLQPLHAQTRTPPPPPRAVRRDIPLTNMIRRAFAAGTRDSTGRPGRSYWQLRVDYSIDARLDAATSIVHGTERVTIHNASDSALRTIVLRLDQNLFRPDAVRAEALTGIEITDGMRVTRLAVNGQAVDLNPAPRGRSDPPSTVPAASGLTTTVATIRLPDAIAARGQATLDAEWSFKVPSVGGGFSERMGRWADSLYQVAQWYPRVAVFDDLRGWDTDPYLGPSEFYNNFGSFDVRVDVPAGWLVAATGTLRNPEAVLSPTTRERLTHVLESDATRPIVGAAERGKGTLGAAGGRLVWHFTADSVADFAWATSDRYVWDATRATIPGRGAVPVHVLYEPSHAAQFRQAGPVVRHALQFYSRLWMPYAFPQLTMVDGPERGMEYPQIIFSGVGAADHEAGHEWWPMMVGVNETWYGFMDEGFNEYMNRLSDYDAEGKPANLDTLGQSYGRVAGNEREAPLMWNANYGGPMYSFQAYGKAPMMLSALGGVVGDSAVWRAMSGYAQAWRFKHPTPWDYAFYMQNALGQDLGWFWYSWLFTTASVDGSIARATTVTGGRTTVTVRQDGDMPSPVVLEVKFAADGPAITPMSNARMVDARTAIVTFPVDVWFDGRRTYDAVLDFGPRSIERITLDPGMRFPDGDPLDNVWPRAGVP, encoded by the coding sequence ATGACGAACCGGACCGCCGCGGCGCTGGCCCTCCTCGCCGCGCTGCCGCTGCCGTCGCTGCAGCCGCTGCACGCCCAGACCCGCACGCCCCCGCCGCCACCGCGTGCCGTGCGGCGCGACATCCCGCTCACGAACATGATCCGCCGCGCGTTCGCCGCCGGCACGCGCGACTCCACCGGCCGCCCGGGGCGCAGCTACTGGCAGCTCCGCGTCGACTACTCCATCGACGCGCGGCTCGACGCGGCGACGTCGATCGTGCACGGCACGGAGCGCGTGACGATCCACAACGCGAGCGACTCCGCGCTGCGCACGATCGTGCTGCGGCTCGACCAGAACCTCTTCCGCCCCGACGCCGTGCGCGCCGAGGCGCTCACCGGCATCGAGATCACGGACGGGATGCGCGTCACGCGGCTCGCCGTGAACGGTCAGGCCGTGGACCTGAACCCCGCGCCGCGTGGCCGCAGCGACCCACCGTCCACCGTGCCGGCGGCGTCGGGGCTCACGACGACGGTGGCCACGATCCGCCTGCCCGACGCGATCGCCGCGCGCGGCCAGGCCACGCTCGACGCCGAGTGGTCGTTCAAGGTGCCGAGCGTCGGCGGCGGGTTCAGCGAGCGCATGGGCCGGTGGGCCGACTCGCTGTACCAGGTGGCGCAGTGGTACCCGCGCGTCGCGGTGTTCGACGACCTGCGCGGCTGGGACACCGATCCGTACCTCGGCCCGAGTGAGTTCTACAACAACTTCGGGAGCTTCGACGTGCGCGTCGACGTGCCTGCGGGATGGCTCGTCGCCGCGACCGGCACGCTGCGCAACCCCGAGGCGGTGCTCTCGCCGACGACGCGCGAGCGGCTGACGCACGTGCTGGAGTCGGACGCCACGCGGCCGATCGTCGGCGCGGCGGAGCGGGGCAAGGGAACGTTAGGCGCCGCCGGCGGCCGCCTCGTCTGGCACTTCACCGCGGACTCGGTCGCCGACTTCGCGTGGGCCACGTCGGACCGCTACGTGTGGGACGCGACGCGCGCGACGATCCCGGGAAGGGGCGCGGTGCCCGTGCACGTCCTCTACGAGCCGTCGCACGCGGCGCAGTTCCGGCAGGCGGGGCCCGTGGTGCGGCACGCGCTCCAGTTCTACTCGCGGCTCTGGATGCCGTACGCGTTCCCGCAGCTCACGATGGTCGACGGTCCCGAGCGCGGGATGGAGTATCCGCAGATCATCTTCTCCGGCGTCGGCGCGGCGGACCACGAGGCGGGGCACGAGTGGTGGCCGATGATGGTCGGTGTGAACGAGACGTGGTACGGCTTCATGGACGAGGGGTTCAACGAGTACATGAACCGCCTCTCCGACTACGACGCCGAGGGGAAGCCGGCGAACCTCGACACGCTGGGCCAGAGCTACGGCCGCGTGGCGGGGAACGAGCGCGAGGCGCCGCTGATGTGGAACGCGAACTACGGCGGCCCGATGTACTCGTTCCAGGCGTACGGCAAGGCGCCGATGATGCTCTCCGCGCTCGGCGGCGTCGTCGGCGACAGCGCGGTGTGGCGGGCGATGAGCGGCTACGCGCAGGCGTGGCGCTTCAAGCATCCCACGCCGTGGGACTACGCGTTCTACATGCAGAACGCGCTCGGCCAGGACCTCGGCTGGTTCTGGTACTCCTGGCTGTTCACCACCGCGTCGGTCGACGGGTCGATCGCGCGCGCGACGACGGTCACCGGCGGGCGCACCACGGTCACCGTGCGCCAGGACGGGGACATGCCGTCGCCGGTGGTGCTGGAGGTGAAGTTCGCCGCGGACGGCCCGGCGATCACGCCGATGTCGAACGCGCGCATGGTCGACGCGCGCACCGCGATCGTCACGTTCCCGGTGGACGTCTGGTTCGACGGGCGGCGGACGTACGACGCGGTGCTGGACTTCGGGCCGCGGAGCATCGAGCGGATCACGCTGGACCCCGGCATGCGGTTTCCGGACGGCGATCCCTTGGACAACGTCTGGCCCAGGGCGGGCGTGCCCTGA
- a CDS encoding PadR family transcriptional regulator has protein sequence MSPPRRRDPDPQDLLPLKPIELLILTMLSAGARHGYGIRQDIVAHTEGRIALEAGNLYRHVRNLEGAGVVAESDAPDEGDERRIHYSLTPFGRRVLAAELLRLRELLRIAEERRIIAPARA, from the coding sequence GTGTCCCCTCCGCGCCGCCGTGACCCGGACCCGCAGGACCTGCTCCCGCTGAAGCCGATCGAGCTGCTGATCCTCACCATGCTGAGCGCCGGCGCTCGGCACGGGTACGGGATCCGGCAGGACATCGTCGCGCACACGGAGGGGCGCATCGCGCTCGAGGCGGGGAACCTGTACCGCCACGTCCGCAACCTCGAGGGCGCCGGCGTCGTCGCCGAGTCGGACGCGCCGGACGAGGGGGACGAGCGGCGCATCCACTACTCGCTCACCCCGTTCGGCCGCCGCGTGCTCGCCGCCGAGCTGCTGCGGCTGCGCGAGCTGCTGCGCATCGCCGAAGAGCGGCGCATCATCGCGCCGGCGCGCGCGTGA
- a CDS encoding type II toxin-antitoxin system PemK/MazF family toxin yields the protein MAGILRGEIRWADLDPTRGHGQAGQRPVLILSADVFNERSGTVIAVALTSQEPRAGFPLTLELTARGLPKRSWVKISQIRTLAAERLGRRLGRASAEEMARVIEGLNEIIGG from the coding sequence GTGGCCGGAATACTGAGGGGCGAGATCCGGTGGGCCGACCTCGACCCCACCCGCGGCCACGGGCAGGCGGGCCAGCGGCCCGTCCTGATCCTCAGCGCCGACGTCTTCAACGAGCGCTCCGGCACCGTGATCGCCGTCGCGCTCACCAGCCAGGAGCCACGCGCGGGCTTCCCGCTCACCCTGGAGCTCACCGCGCGCGGGCTCCCCAAGCGGTCGTGGGTGAAGATCAGCCAGATCCGCACGCTGGCTGCCGAGCGGCTCGGCCGGCGGCTCGGGCGCGCGTCCGCCGAGGAGATGGCGCGCGTGATCGAGGGCCTCAACGAGATCATCGGCGGCTGA
- a CDS encoding S8 family serine peptidase, with the protein MRATMLGTTAVAVGTLAGLAACGDAPAPTAATRTTDLHVVAPSFTSAAASVPIAGSYIVVFRSDVVDPSAVARDLASRHAGTLAHLYTSALKGAALALSAADAARLASDPRVALVEQDQEIRAAGVESPTPSWGIDRVDQRALPLDNSYTYDTDGTGVSVYILDTGIYFAHPDFGGRAVTGVDEVTPGGTAADCHGHGTHVAGTVGGTSTGIAKKVRLVAVRVLDCTGVWSVSGVIAGVDWVTADVQKASGDPTKVGGRPASANMSLAGAYSATLNQAVENSIAAGVTYVIAAGNSTADACSYSPGSAPDALTIGATNRVDSLAYFSNRGACVDLLAPGVDIVSDWLDGGTHTMKGTSMAAPHVTGAAALYLAAHPGDSPAQVASALTSNATSGAIIGVPLGTPNLLLYTRAPAAPPPPPPVASFVYSCAGLTCSFTNTSTGATSYAWSFGDGTTSTLTNVSHTFPRRHASYTVTLTATNSIGATSSVSRVIDCRNKGCA; encoded by the coding sequence ATGCGTGCAACGATGCTCGGCACGACGGCGGTCGCGGTCGGCACGCTCGCCGGACTCGCCGCCTGCGGCGACGCACCGGCGCCGACCGCCGCGACCCGCACGACCGACCTGCACGTCGTCGCTCCGTCGTTCACCTCGGCCGCCGCGTCGGTGCCGATCGCCGGGAGCTACATCGTCGTCTTCCGGTCCGACGTGGTCGACCCGAGCGCGGTGGCGAGAGATCTCGCGAGCAGGCACGCCGGCACGCTCGCGCATCTGTACACGTCGGCATTGAAGGGCGCCGCGCTCGCGCTCAGCGCCGCCGACGCCGCGCGACTGGCGAGCGACCCGCGGGTCGCGCTCGTCGAGCAGGATCAGGAGATCCGCGCGGCCGGCGTCGAGTCGCCGACACCGTCGTGGGGGATCGACCGCGTGGACCAGCGCGCGCTCCCGCTCGACAACAGCTACACGTACGACACCGACGGCACCGGCGTGAGCGTCTACATCCTCGACACCGGCATCTACTTCGCGCACCCCGACTTCGGCGGGCGCGCCGTGACGGGCGTGGACGAGGTGACGCCCGGCGGTACCGCGGCGGACTGCCACGGGCACGGCACCCACGTCGCGGGCACGGTCGGCGGGACCTCCACCGGCATCGCCAAGAAGGTGCGGCTGGTGGCCGTGCGCGTGCTCGATTGCACGGGCGTGTGGTCGGTGTCCGGCGTCATCGCCGGCGTGGACTGGGTGACGGCCGACGTGCAGAAGGCGAGCGGCGATCCGACGAAGGTCGGCGGCCGCCCGGCGTCGGCGAACATGAGCCTCGCCGGCGCGTACTCGGCGACGCTGAACCAGGCGGTCGAGAACTCGATCGCCGCGGGCGTCACGTACGTGATCGCGGCCGGCAACAGCACGGCCGATGCGTGCAGCTACTCGCCCGGCAGCGCGCCCGACGCGCTGACCATCGGCGCGACCAACCGGGTGGACTCGCTCGCGTACTTCTCGAACCGCGGCGCCTGCGTCGATCTCCTCGCGCCGGGAGTGGACATCGTGTCCGACTGGCTGGACGGCGGCACGCACACGATGAAGGGCACGTCGATGGCCGCGCCGCACGTGACCGGCGCGGCGGCACTGTATCTCGCGGCGCACCCGGGCGACTCGCCGGCGCAGGTCGCGTCCGCGCTGACGAGCAACGCCACGTCCGGGGCGATCATCGGCGTCCCGCTCGGCACGCCGAACCTGCTACTCTACACGCGCGCCCCGGCAGCCCCGCCGCCGCCGCCCCCGGTGGCGAGCTTCGTCTACTCGTGCGCCGGGCTGACGTGCAGCTTCACGAACACGTCGACCGGGGCGACGTCGTACGCCTGGAGCTTCGGCGACGGCACGACGTCCACCCTGACGAACGTGAGCCATACCTTTCCACGGCGGCACGCCAGCTACACCGTCACGCTCACCGCGACCAACTCCATCGGCGCCACGAGCTCGGTGTCGAGGGTGATCGACTGCCGCAACAAGGGCTGCGCGTGA
- a CDS encoding acyl-CoA thioesterase — protein sequence MSAPSPYEVRVRVEPTDLDDQDHVNNVVYVRWVQDAAIAHWRALTTTDIQATVGWALLRHEIDYRAAARLGDEVIVRTRVGHLEGITFERLTDIRRAADGRVLAESRTLWCPIDPRSGRPRRVSEEVRSLFSAG from the coding sequence GTGAGCGCACCGAGCCCATACGAGGTCCGCGTGCGCGTGGAGCCCACGGACCTCGACGACCAGGACCACGTCAACAACGTCGTCTACGTGCGCTGGGTGCAGGACGCGGCGATCGCGCACTGGCGGGCGCTGACGACCACGGACATCCAGGCGACGGTGGGGTGGGCGCTGCTGCGCCACGAGATCGACTACCGCGCGGCGGCGCGGCTCGGCGACGAGGTGATCGTGCGCACGCGGGTGGGGCACCTCGAGGGGATCACGTTCGAGCGGCTCACCGACATCCGGCGGGCGGCGGACGGGCGCGTGCTGGCGGAGTCGCGGACGCTGTGGTGTCCGATCGACCCACGGTCGGGGCGGCCGCGGCGGGTGAGCGAGGAGGTGCGGTCGCTATTTTCCGCCGGTTGA
- a CDS encoding WD40/YVTN/BNR-like repeat-containing protein yields MRTPRLASLLGGAALLAAAVPASGQTLDSTAVAGFRWRTVGPANFQGRLSDVVGIPGPSKTMFVAAAGGGIWKTTNNGVTWRPVFDDKRIISMGVLAIAPSDTNVVWAGTGEPNSRNTIEPGAGIYKSTDGGNTWTLMGLEKTQHIGRIAVDPRDANVVYVAALGAAWKPNAERGLYKTTDGGKTWNLVKFVSDRAGFVDVQIDPRNPDVLYASSWERYRTPYSLNSGGPGSGLWKSTDAGKTWTEIKGNGYPEGVKGRIGIAISRSNPDVVYALTEAYSMEPQKGTMQQGVRPSANGLYRSADGGKTWQHMNNIDTRPFYYSQVRVDPKNPDRVYFSSTELQVSNDGGKTSQNAAQGVHVDDHGIWIDPNDPERWALANDGGVAITFDKGGNFFYPMNLPIGQFYEISYDYQVPYNVCSGAQDNGAWCGPSRRRGVNNNSYWFTISGGDGFYTAQDPAGDWVWGESQNAGVQGRNLRTGQTLRVTRPSWQEHYRQWEDSIAVVRGDPLQPSTSQANARIAQLRARQVKDSVDEALRFNWNSPFFLSPHNPSVFYLGGNKVLKSLKRGEELFTISPDLSKQMKARMDTATKYTGGVTPDVTGAETYGTVVALAESYIKPGLLLAGTDDGNVWITHTDGGAWENLSDRFPGLPSKDVYVTRVEPSHFDTLTFYVAFDNHRWNDFTPYLYMTEDGGKTFKSIVSNLPNTSPADYLHVVREDPHNRDLLFVGSSIGVYASLDRGKTWTKFSSGLPSVPVYDLKIHPRDRELMAATHGRGIWLVDVSALEQMTPKTLAENVALYAPRTAFQWGEGPNLGLPGNGWGQAPWVVSPPSYGANIVYRLKDSVTGPVRVAVSDAAGTQLFSATGPAGRGVHTVVWPFTGAPAPRRELTPSERRDSILLKTRAPQVLDSLKQAGYDTTALANVRRVVNLAMNPQQAGQGGFGGRGGGSGAQGRNAQVGCEHPATMWETFCARPAEPPAAAAGRGGRGGAAADTAGGEGGFGGGGVGAGAQNAGRRGGAAATLDPVQRVWDIIGMHAPQVAGGRGGGGGGGFGGFGGSLADAGSYVVTLTAGGQTYKQTFRVEKVGMGENAAMADSQDEEDSADINGGIFPKKDAPAFRMWWW; encoded by the coding sequence ATGCGCACCCCCCGTCTCGCCTCGCTCCTCGGAGGCGCCGCGCTGCTCGCCGCGGCCGTCCCCGCCTCCGGCCAGACGCTGGACTCCACGGCCGTCGCCGGCTTCCGCTGGCGCACCGTGGGTCCGGCGAACTTCCAGGGCCGCCTGTCCGACGTCGTCGGCATCCCCGGCCCGTCGAAGACGATGTTCGTCGCCGCGGCCGGCGGCGGCATCTGGAAGACGACGAACAACGGCGTCACCTGGCGCCCCGTGTTCGACGACAAGCGCATCATCTCGATGGGCGTGCTCGCCATCGCGCCCTCCGACACGAACGTGGTGTGGGCCGGCACGGGGGAGCCCAACAGCCGCAACACCATCGAGCCCGGCGCCGGCATCTACAAGTCCACCGACGGCGGCAACACGTGGACGCTGATGGGGCTCGAGAAGACCCAGCACATCGGCCGCATCGCCGTCGACCCGCGCGACGCGAACGTCGTCTACGTCGCCGCGTTAGGCGCCGCGTGGAAGCCGAACGCGGAGCGCGGCCTGTACAAGACGACCGACGGCGGCAAGACGTGGAACCTGGTGAAGTTCGTCAGCGACCGCGCCGGCTTCGTCGACGTGCAGATCGACCCGCGCAACCCCGATGTGCTCTACGCGTCGAGCTGGGAGCGCTACCGCACGCCGTACTCGCTGAACTCCGGCGGTCCCGGCTCGGGCCTCTGGAAGTCCACCGACGCGGGCAAGACGTGGACGGAGATCAAGGGCAACGGCTACCCCGAGGGCGTGAAGGGCCGCATCGGCATCGCGATCTCGCGCAGCAACCCCGACGTCGTGTACGCGCTCACCGAGGCGTACTCGATGGAGCCGCAGAAGGGCACGATGCAGCAGGGCGTGCGCCCGTCCGCGAACGGCCTCTATCGCTCGGCCGACGGCGGCAAGACGTGGCAGCACATGAACAACATCGACACGCGCCCGTTCTACTACTCGCAGGTGCGCGTCGACCCGAAGAACCCGGACCGCGTGTACTTCTCGTCGACCGAGCTGCAGGTCTCGAACGACGGCGGCAAGACGAGCCAGAACGCCGCGCAGGGCGTCCACGTCGACGACCACGGGATCTGGATCGACCCGAACGATCCGGAGCGGTGGGCGCTCGCGAACGACGGCGGCGTCGCCATCACGTTCGACAAGGGCGGCAACTTCTTCTACCCGATGAACCTCCCCATCGGGCAGTTCTACGAGATCAGCTACGACTATCAGGTGCCGTACAACGTCTGCTCCGGCGCGCAGGACAACGGCGCGTGGTGCGGACCGAGCCGGCGGCGCGGCGTGAACAACAACAGCTACTGGTTCACGATCTCCGGCGGTGACGGCTTCTACACGGCGCAGGACCCGGCCGGCGACTGGGTGTGGGGTGAGTCGCAGAACGCCGGCGTGCAGGGGCGCAACCTGAGGACGGGGCAGACGCTCCGCGTGACGCGGCCGAGCTGGCAGGAGCACTACCGGCAGTGGGAGGACTCCATCGCGGTCGTGCGCGGCGATCCGCTCCAGCCGTCGACGTCGCAGGCGAACGCGCGCATCGCGCAGCTCCGCGCGCGCCAGGTGAAGGACTCGGTCGACGAGGCGCTGCGCTTCAACTGGAACTCGCCGTTCTTCCTCTCGCCGCACAACCCGAGCGTCTTCTACCTCGGCGGCAACAAGGTCCTCAAGTCGCTGAAGCGCGGCGAGGAGCTGTTCACCATCTCGCCCGATCTGTCGAAGCAGATGAAGGCGCGGATGGACACGGCGACGAAGTACACCGGCGGCGTGACGCCGGACGTGACGGGCGCGGAGACGTACGGCACGGTGGTCGCGCTCGCGGAGAGCTACATCAAGCCCGGCCTGCTGCTCGCCGGCACCGACGACGGCAACGTGTGGATCACGCACACCGACGGCGGCGCGTGGGAGAACCTGAGCGATCGCTTCCCCGGCCTGCCGAGCAAGGACGTGTACGTGACGCGCGTCGAGCCCTCGCACTTCGACACGCTCACGTTCTACGTCGCGTTCGACAACCATCGGTGGAACGACTTCACGCCGTACCTCTACATGACCGAGGACGGCGGCAAGACGTTCAAGTCGATCGTGAGCAACCTGCCTAACACGTCGCCGGCGGACTACCTGCACGTCGTCCGCGAGGACCCGCACAACCGCGACCTGCTGTTCGTCGGCTCGTCGATCGGCGTGTACGCGTCGCTTGACCGCGGCAAGACGTGGACGAAGTTCTCGAGCGGTCTGCCGAGCGTGCCGGTGTACGACCTCAAGATCCATCCGCGCGACCGCGAGCTGATGGCGGCGACGCACGGCCGCGGCATCTGGCTCGTCGACGTCTCGGCCCTGGAGCAGATGACGCCGAAGACGCTCGCGGAGAACGTGGCGCTGTACGCGCCGCGCACGGCGTTCCAGTGGGGCGAGGGTCCGAACCTCGGCCTGCCGGGCAACGGCTGGGGCCAGGCGCCGTGGGTGGTGTCGCCGCCGTCGTACGGCGCGAACATCGTCTACCGCCTCAAGGACTCGGTGACGGGCCCGGTGCGCGTCGCGGTGAGCGACGCCGCGGGCACGCAGCTCTTCTCGGCGACGGGCCCCGCGGGCCGTGGCGTGCACACGGTGGTGTGGCCGTTCACGGGCGCGCCGGCGCCGCGCCGCGAGCTCACGCCGTCGGAGCGCCGCGACTCGATCCTTCTCAAGACGCGTGCGCCGCAGGTGCTCGACTCGCTGAAGCAGGCGGGCTACGACACGACGGCGCTCGCGAACGTCAGGCGCGTGGTGAACCTCGCCATGAACCCGCAGCAGGCCGGCCAGGGCGGCTTCGGCGGCCGGGGGGGCGGCAGCGGCGCTCAGGGCCGCAACGCACAGGTGGGCTGCGAGCACCCGGCGACGATGTGGGAGACGTTCTGCGCGCGCCCCGCGGAGCCGCCGGCAGCGGCGGCGGGTCGCGGTGGACGCGGCGGCGCTGCCGCTGATACCGCGGGCGGCGAGGGCGGCTTCGGCGGCGGCGGCGTGGGTGCCGGCGCGCAGAACGCCGGCCGGCGCGGCGGCGCCGCGGCGACGCTCGATCCGGTGCAGCGCGTGTGGGACATCATCGGCATGCACGCGCCGCAGGTGGCCGGCGGTCGTGGCGGTGGCGGCGGCGGTGGGTTCGGCGGGTTCGGTGGCTCGCTCGCCGATGCCGGGTCCTACGTCGTGACGCTCACCGCGGGCGGGCAGACGTACAAGCAGACCTTCCGCGTGGAGAAGGTCGGCATGGGCGAGAACGCCGCGATGGCCGACAGTCAGGACGAGGAGGACTCGGCCGACATCAATGGCGGGATCTTCCCGAAGAAGGATGCGCCGGCGTTCCGGATGTGGTGGTGGTGA
- a CDS encoding ribbon-helix-helix domain-containing protein — MPKLKVAVTLERRLLDELDALVDAREYPNRSQAIEAALADALARRARTRLAAECAKLDPAEERALAEEGMGVEAWPEY; from the coding sequence ATGCCCAAGCTCAAAGTCGCGGTGACCCTCGAGCGCCGCCTGCTCGACGAACTCGACGCGCTCGTCGACGCGCGCGAGTACCCCAACCGCAGCCAGGCGATCGAGGCCGCGCTGGCCGACGCCCTGGCGCGCCGCGCCCGGACCCGGCTCGCGGCCGAGTGCGCGAAGCTCGACCCTGCCGAGGAGCGCGCGCTGGCCGAGGAAGGCATGGGGGTCGAGGCGTGGCCGGAATACTGA
- a CDS encoding DUF998 domain-containing protein yields MNARRGAWALARYALAVAVLAAVASGLLYPGGTVIDPSTRGYSFTHNFLSDLGSTVTFAGAENTRGAVLFAVGMLVGVVVLAGSFVGAVRLLSAAPRARPFARLAAVAGALVCGGFLVVALAPADRAFRLHVMSSRVAFYCFPVGTALLGVATTRDARFRRPATVGWTALTLVLVGFIAMAHLGPSPDSERGLVTQVVMQKVMAATVLVVLWLESREAESARQRATPVLPNESLQLTRARSAP; encoded by the coding sequence ATGAACGCTCGACGAGGGGCCTGGGCACTTGCCCGCTACGCGTTGGCCGTCGCAGTGCTGGCCGCCGTCGCGTCGGGGCTGTTGTACCCCGGTGGCACGGTGATCGACCCATCGACGCGCGGGTACTCGTTCACGCACAACTTCCTGAGCGATCTCGGAAGCACCGTCACGTTCGCCGGCGCGGAGAACACGCGCGGCGCGGTGCTGTTCGCCGTCGGCATGCTCGTCGGGGTAGTCGTGCTGGCCGGCTCGTTCGTCGGGGCCGTCCGACTCCTCTCGGCCGCCCCGCGCGCGCGCCCTTTCGCGCGCCTCGCCGCCGTCGCCGGCGCGCTCGTCTGCGGAGGGTTCCTGGTCGTCGCGCTCGCGCCCGCGGATCGCGCGTTCCGCCTGCACGTCATGTCGTCGCGAGTCGCGTTCTATTGTTTCCCGGTGGGGACCGCGCTACTCGGCGTGGCCACGACTCGGGACGCGCGGTTTCGACGACCCGCGACGGTGGGCTGGACGGCGCTGACGCTCGTGCTCGTGGGGTTCATCGCGATGGCGCACCTGGGCCCGAGTCCCGACTCGGAGCGCGGGCTGGTCACCCAGGTGGTCATGCAGAAGGTCATGGCAGCGACCGTGCTCGTTGTCTTGTGGCTCGAGAGTCGCGAGGCGGAGTCGGCGAGGCAGAGAGCGACGCCCGTGCTGCCCAACGAATCGTTGCAGCTGACGAGGGCGCGCAGCGCTCCGTAA